Genomic segment of Syngnathus acus chromosome 10, fSynAcu1.2, whole genome shotgun sequence:
ttttaaacagcaaGAGTTTCACCCTGGAATGGACGATTTCTAATATATGGGGAAATTATTAATATGAACAAAGCAAAGGTCAACCAACTTCCCAGAATAGATTGTGTTTGACTTTAGAGGCTCCACTCTAGTTGCTTACCGATGGTCGGGTCAGGGTAGGGCAACGCATTGGGGTTGTTGTAGTACGCCTCCAGAGAGAAAGGCTCTTTGCGGTAGAACGTCAACACTTTGGAGAAAGGTGCTGGGTGGTTCACGGGAAACACCTCGCAAtcactacaaaacaaaaccatgtCAAATCGTCAATGCTACAATACATAAAGACTGGAGAGTAGAAAAGATGGAGCAAAAGTGGTCTGTTTTACCTGACACCTTCCTCAGCGGCAGAATGCCACTTCAAGGAGATAGGATATGGAACAGCGTCGGTGATGGAGAACTCGCGCACTTTGAAGGCGGGTGACAGGATTGCGCACTGTGGGAAAGGAGCGTTGTCGTCACATGTTGCAATGGAGGCAAAGTCATGTAGGGGAAAACTGCTTTGGTGATCTGAACCTcagttttcaaataaaaaggaagACTAATTCCAAATTGATTGACCGATTGATACCAAGAGCACAATTGTAGCATTAGTAAGACTAACCCAAAAAATGTTATTGTTTCTGTGTCGAAAAAGTTTCGGCCAAAAACTCATGCTGAGCATGAGAAACGTGCGTCAATCAATAAAAGGAAGGAAGTGCGATATACCTGCAGAGCAGCTCCTCTGGCCACTGCTTCGTCAGCATTCAGCGTAGTGTTCAATTCCTTCCCGAAGAATTTGCTGATTCTCTCTTTGACGGCTGGGATCCTGGAAGCCCCGCCCACAATCTCTACTGCATAGATGTCGTCCTTTTTAAGTTCTTGAGGGACACAGAGACAAGCGAAAGAATTAGAGGACTGTACTTGTGTcctaaataataaaagaatgaCACAGTGTGATGCTTACTGGATTGTTCCAGAAGACTCTGCAGGGGAGGCTCCACTTTGCCAAAAAGGTCGGCGCTCATCTCTTCAAACTTACCCCTTGTGACAGGGGAGAGGAGGAATAATCAATGACACCTGACTTAATGACAAAGAAACTTCATCTACGTACCTGTTGAGCTTTGCCGACACGTCTATGTCATTCATGAAGCATTCGATGTTCAGAGGCAGGTCGGAGGAGTTGGCGCTCATGAGCTTTTTCAGTTTCTCACACTCCATGTAGAGCCTGACCAGAGCCCGGGGCTTTGACTTCACATCCAGCTTGTACTTCTTGCCAAATTCCTCACAGAAGTGCTTGACTAATACCCCATCAAAATCCTTGCCTCCCAGGTCGGGATCACAGGCTGTGGCGAGAACCTGGGAGACGGGGAAGCATTTGTTAATGCAAAAAGCCTGTCGAAGCTCGaatagcacttttttttttggggacaaTTCCCAACCTTAAGTTTGCCCTTGTTGAATGCGCATACTGATGTCTGGTACCCACAATGGCCCAGGTCCACAAAAACCACATTCCTGGCCTTCTCTTCCGGAGCAGGTAGATCCTGCTTATAGATGCCATATGCCAGAGCCACTGCAGAACAACAATTGGTACATCATTAATATTATTGGCAGAAAAGACACATAGCCTGGAATTATCTGGGTGTAACTCATGTACTAAAAGCAAACATGTCACGGCAGGACAAACATGGGTGTGTTGGGTGGAATGAAGGCTGGCTGATTATACCAGCTATTGCTTCTTTCCTTGTAGTGTCTAAATAAATACCAAGTGGCCCATGTGTTACATTTGGCACAAATCCTGTGGGCTTCAGTATTAGGAGCACAAAAAACATATTGCTTTTACAGTTTAAAGCTACAGTATATAACACCTTGAATATTAAGAATGATACTTGTGGTCACAATTGTGTAGACCTTCGCAATCTTTGTCATGCCTGTTGTTTCTAATTGTTGTAATTGACAAGGAGGTAATATTAACCGCCTCGAAGACATGTGCTGGTATCCTAGCAACAAGAAATATCTAGAGAACTCCCAAAAAAAGAGGTTATGGCTGCGCTCAGAAATAAGGAAGCTTTTGCTAGCgttctcattttgtttttgggtgTTTGACAGTAAATGGCTGTATTTTTTCCTTCAACTTTATATCTGCAGCTTGTTTCAAACCTAAATTTGGCCTGCTAGCACAAAGCAGAAAGAAAACTACGGCTGGTTCTCGTTTCAGCCCTAGTAAAATGGAATTGGGCACTTGAACCAGAAGTGTAAATTCAGCCAGAGGAATCATCGTGAATGCCGACTGGGCTACTTAGCCTACAGTACATAAAgaacattcacaaaaaaagtgatacACACCAGCAGTTGTCTCATTCATTAGCCTCAAGCAGTTGAGTCCTGCAATCTGTGCAGCATCAACCACCGATCGCCTCTCAGAGTCAGTGAAGTAGCAGGGGACCTAGAAAACAGCAGGAAATCTTTGGGGCGCGTTGCAGTTGTTAAGTGTGCACGCAGTCCTCTTTGCATGCTTGCAGAAATTCTATCAAACCTTCAAATGTTCCGTCTTTTCCTACTTACCGAGACAACGCAGTCAGCAACGGGCTTCTTCAGTGCACTTTCTGCGGTCTCCTTCAGCTTGGTGAGAAGCATCGCAGTAACCTGTTCAATGCTGAACaccttttcctcctccataTACATGACCTATAGGGGGAGCCAAATCAACACAATTTAATCCCCATACACTAAACATGATTTGATGTTGCAGTGCAACATTGGTAATAGCAGAAGCAGTTACAGTAATCataatacaaaaacacaatttataagcaagaaaaagcagttcattttttgtgtgtaatacATCACTAAAGGGTAAAAGCAAAAACCTGTGCGTTATTGAAACCTCCCCaataagattttttataaTGCACTATCCACGTCTTTTTacctttaaacattttaatccTAACATTGTTAAATCGTCTTATGCATTACAGTCAAGAATGTTAGAAAGGATGATTCATTCCGTCTTTAGGGCAAGGCAACTCATCATCAAGTATTAAATTCACCGCATGTTATTGTTCAGCATTTACTCGCCTTTACGTTTGTACACCatattacaaataataatattaagcTGTTACTTAACAGACTGCCTGTCCACTTAAAGGTCTTGTAATGGCGATAGTTTGTCTCTGGATAAGATTAAATCCATTTTCATTGTTTACTGAAGTGGAAAGTAGCTTAATTCTGTGAAATCAGAAGTGGACCCATACCCCAGAACAGATTGTGCtcaagcattttatttttcaatcgTCTCGGTTACATAATAGCAGTCAACTTATTGGACTGtttctttaaattaaaaatgcatagTGAGTTGTACACTATGCTGACATGGGTTTTCACACTATCACAGTTTAGCATGATGGCCAGATTTGTCACGGCAGCAAGTctatccattttgttttcatgcacaAGCGGAATTTGAAGGAACTTCCTCACTATATGCTTACCTTGATTCCAGTAGTCCCTGTGGGCATTTGTGCAACATCGTAGACCAGGCTGGGTTTTAGGCGCTGCACGTATGGATCCGAGAGCGCTCGTCCATGAAATCTCTTGAAGCCTTGCACCGTGTTCTTGCAGTTTGTGACAACCTGATCAACCACAAAGATTCAAATTAAGTGAGTGAACACATGTTGCCATTCTGTTTGATATTACCATGCCACATTCTAAACATGCTCATTGTCAAAATCCTCCAGAGACAATGCTGTTAACAAGACAATACCAATTCCAATAAAATCATACCTGGCTTTTTGCAGCTGCACCAATTGATCGATTCCGTGGTCCAAAAGAAACGCATGCTCTATAAATAGAGAAGACAAATCCGTTTCGCCCTCCTTTGTGGCACAAGCAACAAGCATTTACTTGATGCATTTCAGTGTGTTTCATGCAATGGGATTGAAGTGTATCGGTGTAATAGCGTCTCATCTGTGATTTGAAAGCTAACCtaaagcaaaatgaaatgatcaaGCCGTTTTGACAGCTAGTGTACGGCGGcctcctcccaatcacgcgcATTTCAGTGCCCGTAGGCATGAGGAATAAATCGCTTGGTTATTCTAGGATAAATTCTGTAACATTGACGCGACATTTCCTTATTAATTTGAAATGCAATAAAATCCTATTTTATGCACAAAGGAAAGGCAGGGTCGTTTAGTTTAAACTCACGACGGTCACTAGCATTAGCCGTAGCACTCACATGCTGTTTCCTGTTGTGAAATTCGTTAGCATGTTAAATCGCCGTGTTAGCATCGTTAGCGTCACACAAGAGGGTGATGAACACGGGTGAATTCGCGAGCATTCCCGATTTGTTATTAGGCGCAGGCGACACTAAAGTAAAGTCATCGCTCATACTTACGGTGTACATCGGTCGCTGTATTCATTGGCGACAGTTTCGATCCCACCGGCACGGGCTACTGCTACATAGCAGTTCAAATAGCCCACGTCGAATCCAACAACTGACATCTTCAAACAAGCTAACGGGATAGTGTTGTGGAGAACAAATACACCGAGAAGGGCAGCGGTACAGTTCTGCGTAAAATGAGAACCTAGCAGCTACAGGGTTAGGATTTCACTCAGCGGCTGTCGTTGGTCCACCCTTGTTCTTGTTCCATGAAGCTGAGCACAGCAGCATGCGGTACACCGGCAGATGAGGCGAGAGGCTTCAAGAATTTTCTATCCGTGTCGCCAACCAATCGTGCGTGAGCCCGGTATGAGGAGACTGCGACACCTACAGGCCAGAAAGAGTAGCGTAGGGGAGCTGTGTTGTCCTGTACAACCAAAGTAGAACTGCAGGATCCATTGTTCATTTGGTAGCATCATATTTTTTACTTGCAATAATTGCAAGTCTGAGATTCATTTACTTCATCAGACTGTTGCATCCTTCACTTCAACTGGTCTTTATCTTTGGGTTCTGGTTTGTTTCTTCAAGATGTGAAATGGATGCTCTAGGCTAGGTCCGGTGACCAACTTGGGTACCTTCCGCTTTTCCCCCAGATGAAGTCCTTGGTTGAGTTGACAGTGTGGCTTGGGCCTTTGTCTTGTTGCAAGATGAAATTTCTCTTCTTTTCATCAATAAAGATTTATGTATACCTCCCAATACAGGTTATGCCATGAGCACGATAAATACAGTCTGAATTAATTcaacaaatattgttttcatctttattGGTGAAACAGAAGCAGCAATTAACAACAGAGGAAACCTTGTGACTGACAAAAGTTTATTCTTCGTTCTCGTAGTCAGCGGGATTCTTCCTCTTGCTCTGCTTGTGAGCACTGTTGCCCCACGTGTAGGTCACGTACATGAGGATCATTGCTGCAATTGAACAGATGCACCAAGATGTGCAGTATTagatttgcttttgtttcttgtCTGTGCCATTGACAAAAGATGCTGCATTATGTTATAttgaagtcaaaataaaatgaacctaaaaaatattctgaaaagcaaaattaaaaaaaaatgacacgtATGAAATTTTGTATTAAGACGACATTATAAATTAACCTCAAGCAATCtctgaaaagcaaaataaaaaatgacggGAATGAGATTTTGCATTaagatgacattttgaaatacaacttgaaacaacatgaaaagggcaaaatgcaaaatatgaattaaaaaatgctgTAGTGGAGAAAAAACTGTCAAAATATATGCACGATAAGGTAAAGTCAACTTTGTTATATTGCGATTCAGCATTTTTGCCTCTATTACAATGGAGATAGTTAAACAATGATTTCTGGGATTTACACAGCTATTTATTTGATAGGCGAGACTAATTTAGAGTTGGAGAATAACTCCAGATTGTGCCACAACATATTGAGCTCTACTGGAACAGAAGCAGCAGAGTTAAGAAGGTAAAAGTAAGAACAACAGGCAGATAAGGTCCCCAATGACTGCAAGCTCAATATATATGCCTATTTGCATGTGCTGCTGCTCAATGTTGATTGAAGGTTCATAAATACCATAACACCTGTGACTATTTTTATAAACCTGCAATGGCTTTTCACATAGCAAAAATTCATCAGATAAAGTTATACGGTTAGgttaaacatttttgtgtttcagtAAACAGTTTTTAATTCTAAATGTCTGTCTTACAAATCAGTGAGCCATCTGTTACCTCAAAATATGTGTCATGACCATCATAAACAGAGCACGCTTAGTATAATTGCTGATGGTACTAGATTTTCAAATattcagaaatatatataatattaaagcacaataatttaaaaatactgaACATTCAAGTAAATACTCACGAGGGGCAACTCTGAAGAAAGATGATGAGAACCTTCTCCATACGTTGGGAATTCCCTTGGAGAAATAGTTTGCAAACGCCTTCTGCTCAAAGGGTGACAGACTGTATGTGATGACGTGCCTGACCCTGGCCAAGTTTCCAAAGTGGCGGCCCATGTTGATGCGGATGCCAACCAAAGAGGTCGAAGAACTGTGAAGGAGAAAGGCTACAATTTGAGGATGTGATTTCGATGTGAATACAAGAACAGAAGGagtaaaaaacacaaacgaggcAAACTCAAGCCTCTAAGTgactgtaaataaaatgtcttaaTGCGCCAATGCTATGCTAAACTACAAAGATATCACATTCCTTCAATAAACATGGCAATGAAATATTCACAAAGTAAACTAGTTCCCCTGACGCGAATACAAACTTGTAATCTGAAGAGCGGAATTTGAAATAGTTTATTGATCATGATAGTGGTGACTGAGAAACGGAACAACCTCGATGGTTTGGCGAAAGTACAAACATTAGACCTTGAACCATGTCATTTAATGGCGTTACGGCAAGCGCCCCACGTGTACAGAAACGTCTTTTCAAGTCGCTTATGAGTGTCATTCAAAATTGCCGTCGAAAACAATTGCAGGAAAACTATAGTAAAAATGGAATGACATTGAGGCTTACCGTCCTGCTGCTCGTCTTTTGCTAAAATGTCCCCGTCTTCTTCCTTTATGACTATCTACGCTGGGCTACGTAAAGCTACCGTTTTACTGCCATCTAACGGTTTGGAGGCAAATGActggtttgaaaaagaaaaatcactgcAGTACACCGGCAAGAATTAAGAAAATGATGCAGACGGATGAAGAAAAATTTTATtgtcgtctattttaggtctacacatagacctaaaatagacgacaAAATTAAATGGATCAAATATTTAAGGTATTGACAAGCTTCTGTAATTACTGTGACATTTATTCGTTTAATTAAACATTTACCAGCAACAGTTAtaatttacatatttaaataaaatcaaggaCTAACGTTTTTGAAGATAAATATGTTTTCTCTTTGATACTTTTTTACATTACTTTCAAGGTTTTACTCAACTATCTGGTACAATCTGTATAGAAAAtagaagtaaaaaaatgtgattaatcGCAATTGTTTATGGAAAAATGTGATAATTAGTAACTTCTTTTGATTGATAGCAGTGGTACACTAGGTGGAGCAATGGTACAGTTTTCGCTACAGTTTCGGGACACCACTTTGTGCGTacagaaaagatttttttctattgaaatattactttattttacttttcagcattttttttttttaaatctacgattaatttaattaatagtTTCGACACTTTATACCTTAACCCCTAACTTCTAAACCTAAC
This window contains:
- the hspa4b gene encoding heat shock 70 kDa protein 4b, which gives rise to MSVVGFDVGYLNCYVAVARAGGIETVANEYSDRCTPACVSFGPRNRSIGAAAKSQVVTNCKNTVQGFKRFHGRALSDPYVQRLKPSLVYDVAQMPTGTTGIKVMYMEEEKVFSIEQVTAMLLTKLKETAESALKKPVADCVVSVPCYFTDSERRSVVDAAQIAGLNCLRLMNETTAVALAYGIYKQDLPAPEEKARNVVFVDLGHCGYQTSVCAFNKGKLKVLATACDPDLGGKDFDGVLVKHFCEEFGKKYKLDVKSKPRALVRLYMECEKLKKLMSANSSDLPLNIECFMNDIDVSAKLNRGKFEEMSADLFGKVEPPLQSLLEQSKLKKDDIYAVEIVGGASRIPAVKERISKFFGKELNTTLNADEAVARGAALQCAILSPAFKVREFSITDAVPYPISLKWHSAAEEGVSDCEVFPVNHPAPFSKVLTFYRKEPFSLEAYYNNPNALPYPDPTIGQFLIQKVVPQASGESSKVKVKVRVNIHGIFSVSSASLVEVIKSDEAEVPMETEQVNDKDGENKMQTDQEELQDEGDGQKEQEEKTPRENEEMETTTEEGKGEKKSDQPPQAKKPKVKTKVLDLPIENSPQWQLADDMLNLFVENEGKMIMQDKLEKERNDAKNYVEEYVYEMRDKLQGMLEKFVSEAERDALSSKLMDTENWLYEDGEDQPKQMYIDRLADLKKLGQPIQERYTEAEERPKAFDELGKQIQQYMKFVDACKMKEEQYDHIDEADVTKVDKLATEAMMWMNSAMNQQSKQSLMMDPTVRVKEIQEKTRELFSACNATVTKPKPKVELPKEDTPAEQNGPMNGQEKAQEESADKGMGENTGNAASETENKPEMDLD
- the LOC119129282 gene encoding cytochrome b-c1 complex subunit 8, whose amino-acid sequence is MGRHFGNLARVRHVITYSLSPFEQKAFANYFSKGIPNVWRRFSSSFFRVAPPMILMYVTYTWGNSAHKQSKRKNPADYENEE